In the genome of Natronomonas salina, the window CCGTATCGAGCCGTTACCCGACACGCAGGTTTTACTGCGGGACCACCCTGCGCCGGGTATGGACGGCAGGGGCGGGCACGGCAGCGGCGGGGACGACGGGGGGACGATCACCTGTCTGTACGTCGACGACGACGAGGCGCTGCTCTCGCTCACCCAGGACTACGTGGAGAGCCAGTACGACCGGTTCGTCATCGAGACGGCGATGGACGCCGAGCAGGGGCTGGCGATGCTCGAGGCCCGCTCGTTCGACGCCGTCGTCTCGGACTACCAGATGCCCGGGATGGACGGCCTGGAGTTCCTGCGGACAGTTCGCGAGGAGCGGGGCGACGACGTCCCGTTCGTCATCTTCACCGGGCAGGGTCGCGAAGCGGTGGCGATGGAGGCGCTGAACCTGGGGGCCGACCGCTACCTCCAGAAGGGCGGCGATCCGACCTCCCAGTACGGCGTCCTCGCCAGGGCCATCGAACAGGAGGTCGACCACCACCGGACCGACCGCCGGCTCCGCGAGCGCGAGGAGCACCTCCGCATCACCCTGGAGTCAATCGGCGACGCGGTCGTCGCGACCGACGCCGAGGGCCGCGTCGAGCGGATGAACGGCGTCGCCGAGCGGCTGACCGGCTGGGACCGGGCGAACGCGGCCGGCCGGCCGCTGTCGGAGGTCTTCGAGATCTACGACCAGGAGACCGGCGAGCCCGCGAGCAACCCCGTCGAGGAGGTGCTGGCCAGCGGCGAGACCGTCGGGCTCGCGAACGGCACCCGCCTGGTCGCCAGGGACGGCACCGAGCGGTACATCGGCGACAGCGCCGCGCCCATCCAGCGGGCGGACGGCGAGATACAGGGCGTCGTGCTCGTCTTCCGCGACGTCAGCGAGCGCTACGAGACGCGGCGCCGCCAGCGGCGCCAGCAGCGCGCGCTCGTCGACCTCTCGACGGACCCGGCGGTCGTCGACGGCGACTTCGGGGCCGCCTGCCGCCGCATCACCGAGCGGGCGGCCGACGTCCTCGACGTCGACCGGACGAGCGTCTGGCTGTTCGACGACGACACCCTCCGCTGTACGGACCTCTACCGCCGACCGTCCGACGTCCACGAGTCGGGGGCGACGCTGGACGCCGACGAGTTCCCGCGGTACTTCGAGGCCTTAGAGCGCCTCCGTGCTATCGACGCCGACGACGTCTACACGGACGAGCGGACCGCGGAGCTGACCCCGTACTTCGAGGCCAACGACGTCCGCTCGCTGCTGGACGGGACCGTCCGCGCGGACGGCGGGGTCGTCGGCGTGGTCTGCTGTGAATCCGTCGGCGAGGCCCGCGAGTGGGCCGACGACGAGGTCCGGTTCGCCGCGGAGCTGGCCGACCAGGTCGACCTGGCGCTGCTCAACCAGGACCGCCGGGAGCGCGAGCACGACCTCGCGCGGACCACCCGGCAGCTGTCGCACCTCTTCGAGCAGTCGCCGCTGGCGGTCGTCGAGTGGACGCTGGACTTCCGCGTCGACCGGTGGAACGACCGCGCCGAGGAGATCTTCGGCTACACCGAACGCGAGGCGCGCGACCGGCACGGCTCCTTCGTCGTCCCGGAGGGCGTCCGCGACGACATCGACGGCGTCTGGGCCGACCTCGTCGCCGACGGCGAGCCCGACCACCGCATCAACGAGAACGTCACGAAGGACGGCGAGACGATCCACTGCGAGTGGCACAACCGGCCCGTGACCGACGACGACGGCGAGGTGGTGAGCGTCCTCAGTCTGGTCCGGGACGTCACCGAGGAGAAGAAGCGCGACCGGCAGTTCCGCGCGTTCGCCGAGAACACCCGCGAGATCGTCTACATCAAGGACACCGACGGTCGCTACGAGTTCATCAACGAGGCCGGCGCGGACTACTTCGACCGGACGCCGGAGGCGGTCGTCGGCTGCTTCGACGGCGAGCTGTTCGACCTCGAGGACGACCGCGCGCTGCTGCCGACCGACGAGGCGGTGCTGTCGACGGAGACCCCGCGGACGGTCGAGGTGACCCAAGCCATCGACGGCGAGGAGTACGTCTTCCTCTCGGACAAGCGCCCCCACTACGACGAGAACGGCCACCTCCAGGGGCTCGTCGGCATCAGCCGCGACATCACCGGGCGGAAGCGACTCGAGAACCTCCTGGAGGCCTTCTACGCGGTCGCGACCGACGGCGACCTCGCTTTCGAGGACCGCATCGGCGAACTGCTCGAGACGCTCTGCTCGGAGCTCGGGCTGGCCAGCGGCTTCCTCGCGCGGACGCGGCCGACGGAGGACCGCTACGAGATCGTCACCGCCGGCGGACCGGGCGCCCGCGCTGGAGCCGGCGAGGTCTACGACCTCAGGGGGACGTTCTGCCGGCACGTCGTCGACAGCGGCGAGGTGCTCACCGTCGACGACGTCGAGGCCGACGGGTACGCCGAGGACCCGGGGCACGCGGCGTTCGGCTTCGAGTGCTACGTCGGCGCGCCGGTGTACGTCGACGGCGCGGTGTGGGGGACGCTCTGTCTGGCCGACCGGGACGCCGACGCCGGTCCGATCGGCGAGATGGGCACGTCGATGGTCGAGCTCGTCTCGGAGTGGGTCGGCCAGGAGATCACCAACTGGCAGCACGAACGGGAGCTGCGCCGCCAGAACGACGCCCTCGAGGACGTCGTGAGCGTCCTCAGCCACGACCTCAAGTCGCCGCTCGGCGTCGCCAAGGGACGGCTCGAACTCGCCCGCGAGGCCGCGGGCGGCTGCGAGCACCTCGCGGAGGCGACGCGGACGCTCGACGAACTCGAGACGCTCGTCGATGACGCGCTGACGCTGGCCGAACAGGGCTGGGAGATCGACGACCCCGAGCGGGTCGACCTCGGGGCGGCGAGCCGCCGCGCGTGGGACAACCTCACCGCGGAGGGGGCGACCCTGGAGGTCGACGCCGGTGCCGAACTCTTCGCCAGCGAGCGCGGGCTGGTGTCGATCCTCCAGAACCTCTTCGAGAACGCCGCCACCCACGCCGAGGCGCCGGTCACCGTCAGCGTCGGCGCGGTGGCCGACGCCGAGGGGTTCTACGTCGCCGACGACGGCCCCGGCATCCCCGCGGACGAACGCGAGGCCGTCTTCGAGCACGGCCACACCACCAGCGACGACGGCACCGGCCTCGGCCTCACCATCGTCGAGCGCGTCGCCGACGCCCACGACTGGTCGATCCGGGTGATCGAGAGCGAAGCGGGCGGCGCGCGCTTCGAGTTCACCAGCCGCGAGATGCTCGCTGAGTGATCAGTCCTCGAGGCCCTCGATCCTGACGCGGTCGCCGGGTTCGACCCCGTCGGCCGCACCGGCGGGCAACTCGACGACGACGTCCGCCGTCGCCCGGCCGCGGCCCGTCCACGCCGACAGCCGCTTCACCGCCTCGACCTCGCCGTCGACCAGCCAGACCGCGTCGATGTCGAAGGGTACGCAGAGCATGTGCAGGCCACGGTTCTTCGCGCGTCCGAACGGGAACACCAGCGCGTAGTCGTCGGGGATCGACCGCCGGAACATCAAGCCGAGCCCCTGCGAGACGATGCCGTCCGCGAGGTCGACGTTCGCGGCGATGGTTCGGGCGTCTCCGTCGGCCGGCTCGTGGACGACGTTCACAGGGACGTAGTGCGGCGCCGTCTCGCAAAAATGCTCGTGCCGGCTCGGCAGGTGGGAGCCGCCTCGGTGGACTGCGGAATCACCGACGGGACCCGCCTAGGTCCACTCGTCGACCCGCATCCGGATCTCCGTGTCGGGCTCGAGGTTGACGCTGAAGTCGGGGCCGACGTCGGGGACGGTGTCGTCGGCGAAGGTCCAGCGGCGCTCGGCGACGACGGCCGAGAGCACGAGCGGCAGTTCGAGCATCGCGAACTCCCGGCCGGTGCACATGTGGGCGCCGGCGGAGAACGGGAAGTAGGCGAACTCGTGGCGGTCGGGGTCCCGCTCGTCGCGGAAGCGGTCGGGGTCGAAGGCCCCTGGGCAGTGCCAGAACCGGTCGTCGCGGTGGGTGAGATAGGGCGAGATGACGATCGTCGAGCCCTCGGCGACGGTGTAGCCGCCGAGCTCGACGGGCTCCTTCGTCTCGCGGCCGATGAGCGGCACGGAGGGGTAGAGCCGCATCGTCTCCTCGACGACCCGGGTGGCCTCGCCGAGTTCGCCCATCGTCTCCAGGGAGGGCGAGTCGAGGTCGACGTCGCGGACCGAGTCGTGGAGCCGGCGGTGGGCGGCGGGGTTCGAGGCCAGCAGGTACCACGCCCACGTCAGCGCGGCGGCGATGGTGGTGTGGCCGGCGACGATGAACGTCACGACCTCGTCGCGGATCTCCTCGTCGGTCATCGTCTCGCCGGTGACCCGGTCCTCGGCGGTGAGCAGCAGCGCCAGGAGGTCGTCCTCGGCCTCGGGGTCGTCGCGGCGCTCCGCGATCAGCTCCTCGGCGACGGTCGACAGCACCTCCCGTGCGTCGTGGATGCGGCGGTTCTCGGGGGTGGGCATCCACAGCGGCGCGGCGACGGGCGCGTAGTTGCGGCGCTTGAACCCCTCGCGGAGCGTCGTCAGCGCCTCGTAGACGTCGGCCTCCCGGGCCTCGAGGTCCGTGCTGAACAGCGCCTGGCCGATGATTCGCATCGCGATGCGCTTGCACTCCCGGAGGAGTTCGAACTCGTCGCCGGGCTCGAGTTCGGCGACGGCGCGGCGGGCCTCGTCGACGAACAGCCGGCAGAACCGCTCGACGCTGTGCCGGCGGAACATCGGCGTGATCATCCGGGTCTGGCGGAGCCAGTGGTCGCCGTCGCTGGTGACGAGGCCGTCGCCCATGACGACCTTGAAGTCCTCGCGGGCGCGGGTGTCGTGGGCGCGGAACTTCGTCTGGTCCGTCTGGAGGACGGTGCGGATGTCGTCGGGGTGGCAGACGAGGTAGCCGCTCCCGCCGATGCTGGGGTGGTAGGGGAACTTCACCACGTCGCCGTAGTGGTCCTGGAGCGTGGTCGCGGATTCCAGCGGGTCGTTCCTGATGGCGCCCGGGATGAGCGTGACGAGGTCGCGCGTTCCGGGGCCGGGCGGCCCTGCGGAGCTCATGTGTCGCAATACTTGCCGGAAGGATATAACGGCTGTTAGCAAATCACATAATGAGGCGCCCCCTAATGCACGGGGGCAATCAGAACCGAGGTCCCGCGGCGGGACGCGGGAGGAACGAGGGGGAGTGCGCCGGACGGAGACGGTGGGGACCGCTACCGGCAGTCGAGGAGGTCGACGACGTCCTCGCTGTCGGCGGTGATCCAGGTCGTCAGGAGTTCGTCGCCGACGGCGTCGCCGGGGACGAAGGTGAACTCCTCGCGGTCGCCGTTCGCGCCGTTGCTGAAGACCTCCAGGGCGGGCGGGGCGGGTTCGGGGGCGAGGCGGTCCGTCTGGGGGCGGCCGTTCGTGTCGATCATGGGTCTACGCGCTACACTTCGCCTCGTCGACATATAATCCCGGACGGTGATTCCCGGACGGCGAGAATCTGTCCGATACCGGTACTCTCTCCCCGCGCCGGACTCGGCCACTCACACGTACAGCAGCGGGACCATCAGCAGGACGCCCGCGAGGACGCCGCCGACGAGTTCGGGCTTGCCGCCGCTCGGCAGGTCGACGCCGGTCTCGAGGGCCTCCGGGACGAACTCGGTGAGCACGAGGTAGATCATCGCGCCGGCGGCGAAACCGAACCCGAACGGCAGGAACTCGCGGGCCAGTCGGACGAACGCGAAGGCGACCACCGCGCCGACGGGCTGGGGGAGGCTCGAGAACACGGCCCACCAGACCATCTTCCACTCCGAGACGTCCATCGCCCGCAGCGGGATGGCGATGGCGGTCCCCTCGGGGACGTTGTGGATGGAGATGGCGACGGTCATGAAGACCGCCAGCGCGGGCACCGTAAAGCCGAGGACCGTGGCGCCGGTCCCGAGGTTCAGATCGGCGAAGGAGACGCCGACCGCCACGCCCTCCGGGAAGCTGTGGACCGTCAGCACCCCCAGGACGAGCAGGAGCTTCCGGAAGTCCGCCTCCTCGTACTCCCGGGGGTCGACCTCGGCGTTGCTGATGACCCGGTGGGCGACGACGACGAGCGCGACCCCGACGGCCATCCCAGCGAGGATCTCCAGGGGCGTCCCCTCGGCGAGACCCTCCTCGACGAGCCCGAACAGCGACGCCGAGAGCATGATGCCGGAGGCCAGCCCCCACAGCACCACGTTCCAGCGGTCGCCGATGTCGTCGAAGAAGAAGAACGGCAGCGCGCCGAGGCCCGTCGCCAGCGCCGTGACGAGCCCGGCGACGAACACCAGCGCGAGGTTCGCGAGTAGCCCCATCAGTACGTTCCTCTCGGGCGCCGCGGCGCAAAGAGCTTCGCCCGATGTGGTTCGGTGAACGGACCGGTCAGTCGGCCGACCGCAGGCGGACCCGGACGCCGTCCGTGTCGGTGACCTCGAATCCCTCATCGGTCTCCGCTACCGAGACGTCGCGACCGGAGAGGCGCTCCCGTACCGTTTCGAGATCTTCGGGCTCGGGCACGACGACCTCGAACCAGGCCAGGCCGCGTCCCGACGCCGGGTCGGTCCGCCCCTGCCAGGTGTTCGCGCCGACGTGGTGGTGGTAGCCGCCGGCGCCGACGAACCGCGCCCGGGGGACCGTCGCCTGCACGTCGAAGCCCAGTCCGTCGACGAAGACGTCCTCGAACGCCGCCAGCGAGGTGACCTCGAGGTGGACGTGCCCGAGGTCGGTGCCCGGCGGCGCTCCCTCGCCGCCGCCCGCGGCCGCCGCGACGCCCTCGACGTCGAGGGGGTCGGTCGTCATCCGGACCGCCGTGTCGTCGCCGGCCGGCCACTCCTCTCGCGGGTAGTCGCGGTAGATCTCGACGCCGTTGCCCTCCGGGTCGGTGAGGTAGAGTGCCTCGCTGACACCGTGGTCGGAGGCGCCGTCGAGGCGCCAGCGCTCGCGGACCCGCCGCAGCGCGTCGCCGAGCGCGGCCCGGGAGGGCACCCGGAAGGCATTGTGGTACAGCCCCGCCGCCGACCGGGGGCGCTCGGGGGCCTCCGGCGCGGCCTCGAGGACGAGCAGCGGCGTCTCTCCGACGCCCAGCGTCGTCGACTCGTCGTCCCGCGCCAGCACCTCGAGGCCGACCACTCGGCCGTAGAACTCCGTCAGTCGCTCGGGGTCGCCGACTCCCAGCGCCGTCCGTCCGAGGCGCGTCTCGTCGGGCAGCGTCGCGGGGGCGGAATCGGTTGTCACTACCCGACTAGAGGGGCGGGACGCTGTTCAACGCATCGGCCGCAGCGCTGCGGCGAGGTAGCCCCGGGCCTGCAGGCGGGCGCCGTCGCCAGAGCACGTTCTTGGCGTCCGTGTCGCCGGCCGGGCCGGCCGACGAGGCTCACCGTCGTCAGGTCGGTCGGCAGAGGATTCGCCCGCCCGCCTCAGTTCCCCTGGATGGCGTCGATGACCATCGCGGCGGCGATGACGGCCTCCTTCGGGACGTTGCTCGCGTCGTCGATGGTGATCTCGTAGCGGTCGCGGAACGAAAACTGGCCGTCGACGGTCCCGACGTGGCCGCCGCTGGCGTCCGTGATCTCGTACTTGTGGGGGATGAGTTCGCCGAAGGGGAGGTAGTGCCGCGCCAGCGTCACGAGCGCGCCGCGGGAGTCGATCCGCGCGAGGACCGACCCCGAGTCGGCCGCCCGGACGGTCCAGGTGTCCTGGAGCACCGAGAAGTCGTTGTCGAGGACGACGAGTTCCTCGCCGGTCCGGGCGTCCGAGAGGACGTAGTTGCCCGCGACGTCGACGATGCCCGCGGCCTTCACGGTGAAGACGTCGTCTCCGTCGGCGTCGACGAACGGGAACTCCTCCTTCATCCGGAACATCTTCTGCTTGCCGCGGAGGACGACGTTGCCGTCGGCGTCGGAGGCGACGTACTTGTTCCGGATCAGGCTCTGCTCGACCGTGTAGCGGTCGTCGGAGAGGTCGATGCCCGCGATGTCCAGGGCGGCGTCTGCCATGGGTTCCAGTGGCCCGCCATCCGGTTAGTAGTTTACCCCCGCCCGATGGCGTCCTCGAAGTCCCACTCCGCGGCGCGGCGCTCGGCCTCCTCGCGGGCGGACTCCCGGATCTCGGCGACCGCGGCTTCGTCCTCGAGGAACGCCTCCAGGGCGCCGCGGTCGTCGGCGTTCCCGGCGCGGTCGGTGCTCGCGGCCGCCCGGGTCCGTTCCGCGAGCGCGGCGTCGCCGGCGAGCCGCTCCGCGGGCATCCCCGCCGGCACGCGGAGCGCGTCGGCGTCGTGGGGGACGTCCAGCGCGGCGGCGTCGACGGCGTACAGCTCGACCCGGTAGGGCCCGGCGCCGACGTCGGCGAGGGCGGGCGGCCCGCCGCGGTCGGTGCCGGCGTGGTAGGCCAGCGCCGGGACGCCGCCCTCGAAGGTGAGTACGCCGCGGTCGTCGGCGTCGTCCAGCAGCACGTCCCGCGGCGCCAGCACTGCGTAGCCGTCCAGCCGGCGGTCCAGTGCGTCCTCGAGGGCGGGCGCGAGGTCGGTGACGACGCGCGAGCGGAGCAGCTCGCCCTCGGGGATCATGGCGGGTCGGGGATGACGGCGGTGCGGAACCGCTCGGCGACGTCGTCGGCGTCGCCTGCGCGGGGTTCCAGGGCCGCGGCGGCCTCGCGGTAGGCGGCCGCCGCCGGGGCCTCGGGGGCGTGCTCGAGGAGCGGTTCGCCGGCCGACCGGGCGGCGCGGGCGGCGTCGCTCTCGGGGACCGTCGCCAGCAGCGGTCCCTCGAAGTAGCGGTCGGCCTTCGCGGCGACGTCCTCGACGTCGCCCTGGACCCGGTTGAACAGCGTCCCCGCCACGCCGGTGTCGTACGAGAGCGCGTACTCCTGGACCTTCAACCCGTCCGAGATGGCGGGGATGGTCGGCTGGAGGACGACCACCACGCGGTCGGCGAGGACGATGGGGAGGACGGCGCTCTTCGAGCCGAGCGTCGCCGGCGAGTCCAGGAGGAGGACGTCGGTGTCGGCGGCGAGTTCGGCGACGACGTCGCGCAGCCGCGCCGGCTCGGCGGCCTCGAAGGCGGCCAGCGACGTCCCGCAGGGGACGACTGACAGTCCGAAGCGCTCGTAGGTCGCCGCCGCGACGGGCGCGCCGCCGTCGACGAGGACGTCGTGCAGCGTCGTCTCGACGTCCGCGAGGCCGGCGTGGAACAGCAGGTTCGCCATCCCCGTGTCGGCATCCACGACGGTGACGTCGTACTCCTTCGCCAGGGCCATCCCGAGGGCGAGCGTGCTCGTCGTCTTGCCCGTGCCCCCCTTCCCGGAGGCGACCGCGAACGCCTCGACCATTGCGTTCGACTCCCGCGCTACCGAATATAAGGGTTGGGGATTCGGCCGTGACAATATTCGCCGGAAAGTGGATTATCGTTCATTAAGATTTAAGACTATGAGGGTTCTCGAACCAAGTAGATGACCCGCGACGAAATCGAGCCGATGGTTCCGGTCATGCCCCAGGACGACACTACCGAGACGATCCGCGCCGACGGCGGCCTCCGCAAGCGCTTCGACGCGGACGAGGTAGACGCCCCGCTCGTCCCGGACCTCCGCTAGAGTCGTTCGCTTCTCCAGTTTTCGTCTTCTCCAGGTGGACAGTCCCGACTCCGGCAGCCGATTTTCTCTCCCGTTCGACGGACGAAGTCGAGACCGGCTCTCGGAGACGGGCGGCCCTCAGACCACGTCGCCGCGGACGGTGACGCCCTCCTGGGCGTCCTGGTAGGCCTTCAGCTCGTCGGCGGCCGTCCGGGCCTCCTCGTCCTCCATCCCGAGCATCTCGAGGGCCGCGGACAGCGTCGGGAAGACGAACTCGCCGTCCTCCAGCTTCCGGAACGCTTCGTCGCTCGTCTGCCCGCCGTCCTCCGTGTCCACCCACAGGCAGGCGGCCCGCGGGTCGAGCAGCTGGGAGTAGTCCTCGCGGGCGCGGGCGCCCTTCAGCCGCTGGGTGACGTTGTTCTCGAAGCCGGTGTTGCAGACCTCGAGGTGGACGGGTTCGTCCTCCGCCAGCAGGTGGGCGGCGAGGCACTTCTCGGGGGCGACGTGGCCGTTGGCGTTGGCGCGGACGTACTCGGGGTGGTCGTCGGCCCACGCCGCGGAGACGGTCTTGCCGACGCCGTCGACGCCGAGGCGCTCCCGGAACTCGTCCTCGCGGTCGGGGGCGTCCTTGAACAGCAGGTCCTTCGTGACGTAGACGTCGAGGCGCTCGACGGGGTCCATCCCGAGGACGACGTCGCCGTAGACCCACACCTCCCGGACGGGCACCGGCATGGGGTCGGCGGCGACCGTCTCGACGATCTCGCGGAGTCGGGCGACGGCCTCCTCGCGGCTGAAACTCATTGCCAGGGGTAGACGGCCGCGGAAGAAAACAATCACGGAGCCGAGGCGAGCGTTTTTCCGGCCCCCCGCTCGATTGCACCCATGTCAGCAACGAGCCACGAGTGGGACGGCGCGGGCGCCGCCGGCGCGGAGACGGCCGGCGAGCGACTCCAGGGGTGGTCGGTCGCCGCCGTCGGGGTCGCCCTCACCGCGCTGCCGCTCGTCGGAACCACCGGTGCGGACGCGTTCTTCACGGTGCCCGAGGCGGTGCCGCCGCTGCTCGTCGCGCTGGGCATCGCCGTGGTCGGCGGGGCCCTCCGGCGGTCGGCGTTCACGCCGGCAGACGTCGCGATCATCGCCGGCTGGGTGGCCGTCACCGCCCTCGGCCTCGGGTTCGTCGTCGGCCTCGCGGCGCTGGTGCTGTCCGACGACCCGGTCTCGGTCGGCCTGTACGTCACCTCCTTCGTCGCGCCCATCGGGGCCGGCGGCGGCGTCGTCGCGGGCTACACCGACGCCCGGCGGCGCCGCCAGTACCGCCAGACGAAGCGGACCCAGCGGGCCCTCGAGACCTCGACGGACGGCATCACCATCCTCGACGAGGACGGCGAGTACGTCACGGTGAACCGCGCGCACGCGGAGGTGTACGGCTACGACGACCCCGAGGAACTGGTCGGCGAGCCGTGGCAGATATGTTACGACGACGCGGAGCGAAAGCGCCTCGAGACGGAGATCATGCCGGGCGTCGAGGCCGGCGAGCCGTGGCGGGGCGAGGCCACCGGCAAGCGCGCCGACGGGACGACCTTCCCGCAGGAGCTGACGCTGACGCCGATGGACGACGGCGGCCACGTCTGCATCGTCCGCGACATCGGCGACCGGCGCGAGCAGGACCGGAAGCTCCGCGAGCAGAAGCGCCGCCTCCGGAGCATCATCGAGAACGTCCCCATCATCCTCTTCTCGGTCGACGACACCGGCGAGATCGTCCTCTCGGAGGGGAAGGGGCTGTCCTCGATGGGCTTCGAACCGGGTGAGGCCGTCGGGTCCTCGATCTTCGACATCTACGCCGACGTCCCGGCGGTCGCGGCGGCCACCCGGAGAGCGCTCGACGGCGAGCACGTCCACGAGACCGCCACCCTCGGCGACCGCGTCCTCGAGGCGTGGTTCACCCCCGTCTACGACGACGCGGGCGAGGTCGACCGCGTCATCGGCACCGCGATGGACGTCACGGACAGACACGAGCGCGAGCAGGAGCTCGCGGAGCTCCACGAGGCGAGCCGCCGCCTCAACTACGCCACCACCCCCGAGGAGGTCGCCCAGACCACCGTCGACATCGCCGAGGAGGTCTTCGACATGCCCGTGTCGACGCTCTGGCGGTACGACCCCGCTGACGACTGCCTCCGGCACGTAGCGATGACAGACTCCAGCGAGGCGATCCTCGGCGTCGACGCGGTCGACGAACTCGCCCCCATCACCGCCGACGAACTCGGGATGGAGGTGTTCCGCGAGGGCGAACTCCGCGTCGTCGAGGTCTACCGGACGGTCGCCAACCGGGCGCTCGACGTCCCGTTCGGGACCGTCATCCTCGTCCCGCTCGGCGGGCAGGGCCTCCTCGAGGTCGGCCAGCGCGAGGTCCGGACCGTCTCGGAGGAGACCCGCCGGCGCGCCGACATCCTGGGGCTGAACGCCCAGGCCGCGCTGGACCGCGCCGACCAGCAGGCGCTCCTGCGGGAGCGCACCCGCGAACTCGAGGTCCGGACCTCCCAGATGGACTTCATCAACAGCATCATCAGACACGACGTGCTCAACGGGATGACGGTCATCCGCTCGCGGGCGGCGTTCCTCCAAGAGGACCTGGAGGGCCGCCACGCCGAGTTCGCCGACACCATCGTCCGGTGGTGCGACAACATCGTCGCCTTCGTCGAGCGCGTCCAG includes:
- a CDS encoding PAS domain S-box protein, producing the protein MSATSHEWDGAGAAGAETAGERLQGWSVAAVGVALTALPLVGTTGADAFFTVPEAVPPLLVALGIAVVGGALRRSAFTPADVAIIAGWVAVTALGLGFVVGLAALVLSDDPVSVGLYVTSFVAPIGAGGGVVAGYTDARRRRQYRQTKRTQRALETSTDGITILDEDGEYVTVNRAHAEVYGYDDPEELVGEPWQICYDDAERKRLETEIMPGVEAGEPWRGEATGKRADGTTFPQELTLTPMDDGGHVCIVRDIGDRREQDRKLREQKRRLRSIIENVPIILFSVDDTGEIVLSEGKGLSSMGFEPGEAVGSSIFDIYADVPAVAAATRRALDGEHVHETATLGDRVLEAWFTPVYDDAGEVDRVIGTAMDVTDRHEREQELAELHEASRRLNYATTPEEVAQTTVDIAEEVFDMPVSTLWRYDPADDCLRHVAMTDSSEAILGVDAVDELAPITADELGMEVFREGELRVVEVYRTVANRALDVPFGTVILVPLGGQGLLEVGQREVRTVSEETRRRADILGLNAQAALDRADQQALLRERTRELEVRTSQMDFINSIIRHDVLNGMTVIRSRAAFLQEDLEGRHAEFADTIVRWCDNIVAFVERVQTVLDTLGGDDVVDLERIDAAELVDGELERLRQTYPEVTFEDDLRGPVYVRADELLADVVGNIVTNAVEHNDTEGLRIAVTAAVDGDRTTIRIADNGTGVPPDQREAIFRRGESHAKSTGSGFGLFFVDAMVEAYGGEVWVEGDDGAVFVVELPTAAAPKRDAA